From Parasteatoda tepidariorum isolate YZ-2023 chromosome 1, CAS_Ptep_4.0, whole genome shotgun sequence, one genomic window encodes:
- the LOC107447985 gene encoding protein NDRG3 translates to MTSEDTELRSIDLQFPLMRGMSRSDPSCTAEERIMTDTGTMVVAVHGDKNKPAIFTYHDIGLNHVTNFLAFFNHLDTKVLMQSFCVYHINAPGQEEDSATLPQGFTYPTLDTLAEMILAVLEHYGLKHFIGFGVGAGANILSRFALMYPQFVDGLFLVNCASTAAGWTEWGYQKLNTMYLRNSGMTASTEEYLMWHHFGKTVPTRSYDLIQLFRHYFKKSVNPYNLSLFIDSFIRRTDLQIVRETDPAKKRCVRNFRCHVLLMSGAFSPHVEDTVTMNGRLDPSNSTWMKLSDCGMPLEERPNKVREALYLFLQGLGYAVNQYRRRSSAASTSNDAFKVLQAYRNSIAYDNQANLLPSTPASITTTTYKQEVHIVENPIDQHTGP, encoded by the exons atgaCTTCGGAGGATACAGAGCTCCGAAGTATAGACCTACAGTTTCCACTCATGAGAGGCATGTCCAGAAGTGATCCCAGTTGTACAGCG GAAGAACGAATAATGACAGACACAGGTACAATGGTTGTAGCCGTCCATGGTGATAAGAACAAACCAGCTATATTCACATACCACGACATTGGCCTGAATC ATGTAACTAACTTCCTCGCATTTTTTAATCACCTGGACACAAAAGTTCTGATGCAGAGCTTCTGTGTCTATCACATTAATGCTCCAGGACAGGAAGAAGATTCAGCAACGCTGCCACAagg attcacaTATCCAACATTGGACACATTAGCTGAAATGATACTCGCAGTTCTGGAACATTACGG cttaaaacattttattggtTTTGGTGTTGGAGCTGGTGCAAACATTTTAAGTCGCTTTGCA CTGATGTATCCACAATTTGTGGATGGTCTTTTCCTTGTAAACTGCGCATCAACCGCAGCAGGGTGGACAGAGTGGGGATATCAGAAACTCAATACCATGTACCTTAGGAATTCAGGGATGACCGCTTCAACAGAAGAATATTTAATGTGGCATCACTTTGGAAAG ACAGTGCCAACTCGCAGCTATGACTTAATTCAGTTATTTAGgcattatttcaagaaatctgTAAATCCATATAACCTGTCTCTTTTTATAGATTCTTTTATTCg ACGAACTGATTTACAAATAGTTCGGGAAACAGATCCTGCGAAAAAAAGATGTGTAAGGAATTTCAG atGCCACGTCCTATTGATGTCCGGTGCCTTCTCTCCCCATGTTGAAGATACAGTTACCATGAATGGTCGATTGGATCCATCTAATTCAACATGGATGAAA ttatCAGACTGTGGTATGCCACTAGAAGAGCGGCCAAATAAAGTCCGTGAAGCTTTATATCTGTTCTTACAAGGATTAGGAtatg cTGTAAATCAATATCGAAGACGATCATCTGCTGCATCTACGAGCAATGATG CATTCAAAGTACTTCAAGCTTACAGAAATTCGATTGCTTACGACAACCAAGCAAATCTACTGCCATCAACCCCAGCAAGCATTACAACGACAACTTACAAGCAAGAGGTACACATTGTTGAAAATCCCATCGATCAACACACGGGACCTTAG